The DNA window GTCTATAGCAACCAGGTGAACACCCAGTCAAGAAAAGCCACATTCACAATagtttttatgtcatttttatttgcccttcccccatccctccctgGCACAACCGTGTGTTTGGGAGGAAGCAGCCCAATTTCCAGTGTCTTCCCTTGCACCGGAGGGAGCAGAGCAGAACTGATTTGCAGGATTCTGCCCTGTCTTTGGGCTGCCTGAAGGACTGGTTTCTATGTCATCTGACTCAGAGGTGAAACAGGGAAGGTGGCATAGTTCAGATTTCAGACTGGCAAGAGCCATGGAAGGCAGTGGCAGGTGCGACATGTAAAAGCTGCCAGGGGGACCACAGTGGATACCTGGGGCAGAGATTATGGGCAGAAAATATAAGAGAACATCTTATTCCTAAGAAGCAGCTGGGTTAAGACCCTTTgaaaaattaagactttttttttttttttttttttttaaagacagagtcttgctctttagcccaggccggagtgcagtggcacgatctcggctcactgcaagctccacctcctgggtttgtgccattctcctgcctcagcctcccgagtagctgggactacaggcgcccgccaccacacccagttaatttttttgtattttagtagagacggggttgcactgtgttagccaggatggtcttgatctcctgaccttgtgatccgcccgcctcagcctaacagagtgctgggattacaggcgtgagccaccgcgcccggccaaaaattaaCACTTTTAAAAGCAGCCATGTATATGGTATAAGCCAAAGAAAAACAGAGGCCCCTAAAAGACCTCAGATGACCTTAAGCTGTCACCTCAGGCTGATACCAAGTATTAGGATATACCCTCTGAATTAGTGAAGCTTTTCCCCACCACTCTTCAAAGACTGGAAGAGGTGACTGCTTTTGCGAATgcccagtttaaaaaatatatatatatatatcacaaggaatacaaagaaacaggaaaacgtcccattcaaaggaacaaaatatatCTCTGAAACCATCCCTGAAGAAACAAAGGCATCAGACTTGTTAGAAGAAAAGACTTTAATAAAAACAGGTGCCTTGAATATGCTCAGAGATCTATGGGAGAACACGACAAAGGCCTAAAGGAGATCAGGATGGTGatgtatgaacaaaatgagaatatcaacgaaaaatagaaattatctaaAAGAACCAAATTCTGgcgctgaaaaatacaataaatgaatTGAAGTATTCAATACAGTGGTCAACACCAGACTCAAACcggcaaaagaaagaatcagagaCCTTAGAAAACTGATCATTTGGAATCACTGAATTGGAGCAAAGAGAAAAAACGAAGAGAGCTCAAGGGATTTATGGGACACATCAAGGTGTCCGATTTAGGACAGGTGCAATTTAGGAaattccagaaagagaagagagacaggaagaggacagagcttatttgaaaaaataatggacATAACTTTCCCAAattggaagaaagaaatggacatACAAATTTAAGAAGCTCGACAAATTTCAACTAGGATAAAACCAGAGAGGCTCACAGCAAAGGTGAAGGGTGAAATAGCTCCATTATAATAGTAGGAAGCTTCAATaacccccccccccttttttttttttttttttttttgagatagagtcttgctctgtcacccaggctggagtgcagtggtgcaatctcagctcactacaacctctgcctcccaggttcaagtgattctcctgcctcagcttccagagtagctgggattgcaggcatgtgccaccacactcagctaacttttgtatttttattagacagggtttcgctggtctcaaactcctgacctcaagtgaacgcctgcctcagcctcccaaagtgctgggattacaggcatgagccactgcgcacagcccAATACCCgactttcaataaattattaatagaacaactagacagagGATCAATAAGGAAATAtaggacttgaacaacactatagaccaactggacctaacagacatacacaaaacactccacccaacagcagagtatacattcttctcaaatacacatggaacattcattCTCCAGAACAGACTGTCTCCAGAgaggtcataaaacaagtctcaataaatttaagaagactgaagtCACACAAAGTATTCTCTCTGACCACAACAGAATGAAGctaaaaatcagtaacagaaggaaactgggaaattcacaaatatgtggaaatgaaACAAGATGCTTTCAAACAACCAGTGGGTCAAACAgtaaatcacaagggaaattagaaaatatcttgagacaaatgaaaacacaacataccaaaacttatggaatgCAGCGAAAGCAGTGCTAAGAAGGATTATTCACCATGACCAAGGAAACTTATGGCTGTAaatctttatattaaaaagaaggtTAAAAATGAACAACCTACATTATACCTGaaggaattaggaaaaaaagaacaaactaaacccaaagctagcagaagtaagaaaataaatactatagcagaggaaataaaagatagacaaatgagaaaaatcagtGAAGCTAAGAGTTGGTTCTTCAGAAAGATCAACAAGATTGACAAAACTTTAGATGATTAAGAAGGAAGAATCAACTAAAAGAGGGGACATTATTaccaattttacagaaatataaaggatCGTAGAGtattatgaacaactgtatgccgacaaattgaataacctagatgaaatggattcCTAGAACTCTACAACCTACCAAGACcaaatcatgaagaaacagaaaatctgaatggACTGATAACTAGTAAGAAGATTGAATAAAAAATCCAAAAcgtcccaacaaagaaaagttcaagaccagatggcttcactggtgaattctatcaaacatttaaagaagaattaatgccagtctttctcaaactcttccaaatagttgaaaaggaaagaatgcttcctaacttattctatgaggctagcattatGGTGATttgaaaaccagacaaaaacactacaagaaaactatagaccattATCTgttatgaatatagatgtaaaaatcctcaacaaaatattagcaaattgaatccaacagcattttttttttttttttttggagacggagtctcactctgtcacccaggctggagtgcaatgccgcaatcttggctcactgcaacctccacctcccaggttcaagcaattctcctgtctcagcctcttgagtagctgggactacaggcatgtgccaccacacccggctaatttttgtatttttagtacagacaaggtttcactgtgttggccaggctggtctcgaactcctgacctcaaagtgctggggttacaggcatgagccacaacgcccggcccCAAGACcatattaaaagaattattcaccacaaccaagtggaatttatcccaggaagGGAAGGGTGGCCCAACacaagaaaatcaatcaatgtaacaCATCACATTAATAGAACAGAGGGAAAAAGCATGTACATCTCAACTGATACAGAAGGCATTTTACTATAAACATTCCCTctgagatcaggaacaagaaaaaaattcccttttacCACAGCTATTCAACATTGTAGTGGAAAGTATAAGCCAGAGCTAATagataagaaataaaaggcatccaagttgGAAGAACAGGTAAAGCTATCTCCTACAGATAGAAAATTGCAAAGAATTCACAAGCTACTAGAGCTAGGAAAcgaatttttgcagttttagggTACAAGATTGACTCACAAATGCAGTTATGTTTCcatatactagcaatgaatgTCCACAAAAGAACTTAAGAAAGCAATTATGTTTATAATAGCATCTAAAAGAATAAAGCTAACCAAGCAGGTGCAAGACTTGCCAATTGTCTGcctaaaacaaaatattgtataaagaagttaaagaaaacctaagtaaattgaaaagacatcccatgttcataaaTGGGGGAGACTTAACTTTAAGATGTCAAtaatgccaggtgcagtggctcatgcctgtaatcccagcactttggaaggtggaggtgggtggagtagtttgagaccagcctgggcaacatggtaaaaccccacctctactgaaaatacaaaaattagccgagcatggtagcatattcctgtagtcccagctactcgggaggctgaggcaggagaatcgcttgaacccgggaggcgaaggttgcagtgagccaaggttgtgtcactgcactctaacctgggtgacagagtgagactctgtcaaaaaaaaaaaaaaaaagtcaacctcctatatactttaaatcatctctagattgtTTATAAttcctaatacaatataaatgccaTGTAAGTAGTTTTTATTCTGTATGGTTTAGGGaataattaatgaaaagaaaaaaatctattcatgtTCTGATGCAAccatccatttaaaaaaacatttttttttttttgagacagtctcaccgtgttgcctaggccggagtgcagtagtgtgatctcagctcactgcaaactccacctcccaggttcaagcaattctcatgcctcagcctcccaagaagctgggactgatctccagctcctgaccgtgcccagccaaaaaaatatttttgatttccagttgaaTCCATATATGCGGAACCCACTGGTATGTAGGGCTGACAGTATTTTTACTACAGCTTTTAAAAAAcgtaagggctgggcacagtagctcacgcctgtaatcccggcactttggaaggccgaggcaggtagatcacctgaggttgggtgtttgagaccagcttgaccaacatggagaaaccccatctctactaaaaatacaaaattagccaggcgtggtggtgcaagcctgtaatcccagctactcgggaggctgaggcaggagaattgcttgaatctgggaggtggaggttgcagtgagccgagattgcgccactgcactccagcctgggcgacaagagcaaaactccatctcaaaaaaataaaaataaaaaaaaaaggaaaaaacgaAAAGATAACCAGTGTGCaaagaaattctaaataattttctCAATCCCGTGTTTTTGCCTGATAGAGCACTTTCAACCCACCACCATATTGCCATTAGTTTCCCTTACAGTTCTATCTTTAACTGTCCTTCCTTGGAAGGCCCTTGCCAGTATTCTTGCTGCCTACACACTTCCTTTCTCGTGGGTTTGCAAAGACACTGGAATCTCATTTCCACACCAAAATAACAGACGCCAAAAATGTAAAGTCGTGAGTTTATTGCATATGTAACAAAATGAacctgacctcctgggcccagccTGCTGTACAATcactgtttgttttgtgtttccaGCTGGTTCCATAACCACGTTAAATATAACTAGTATTTCATTAAATACTTTTGATTTTGACATAAAACAGAACATTAGTGTACAACTTTCACAAAATAAATCAGCGATAAAAACAGTGGAAGGATAACAAGGATAGCAGCAATACTTCAAAACGAGacattacaaaataaattaaaaaatacattataaagtggttgagaaacaaaaataaacacatttttaaaatccatactATGTTTCGGGAAGGCTGCCGTGTGGCACACACCTGGCTGCAGATGGTGGGTAGGGGGACATTTTCTCTGCAGAAGGCCTTTCCTGACATCTCGGGTTGGGTGACCACCTTAATCTGAATTCGGACGGTACGTCTGAACAAGCTCAGGGGTCGAAATTCGATCTGGTGGCAGATTCTCTTTTCAGAACTTGAGAGAGCCCTTTTCCGGTCGCCCCGGGCCTCCCAGGCAGCCTCAGCTCTTCCTACCAAAAGCACTGGCGGAGTGGTGTTAGCTACATCCCTGAGTGTCGGCTGACGGCCGCTGGTGAGGGCAAGCCTGAAAAGCCGGGCCCCTGAAGCATCTGGGCAGAGGGGCAGGGGGCATGGCTGGATCGCCTGGGACCACCGAGAGgggcaacacagagagagatCACACGTGAGTGGGCTTCGCGCAGACCCAAAGTAGAACAGTCGGGAAGCTTTTACCATTTGCTTTGCCATGTTGAGTTCTTTGGGGTGGTTCAAAAGGACCAAACAAACCATCGTAGAAACTGAAGGTTCTAGGAGTGCAGTGCCACCGACAGGGAGGCCTGTTTGGAAAGAGGAGTGAACCGGAGCTCTGGAAAGGTCTGCGACACTCACACGACAGATGACAAGGCGGCAAACCCACACGCAGGTAGAAGTGGAAAAGCAGAGACGGAGGCCGGGACGGGAACGCATGTGTCCACTGGGGCCACCTGTGGAGGACCCGGGACCCAGCCCTCTGGCTCTGGGCTGAAGCAACACCTGGCACGAGAGGCAGGGCAGCACTGACCAGCATGGGGCTGGCGGTGCAGCTGCTAAGGCTTGCCCCCGACTCCTCCCCAACAGCAAAAAGGTAGTTTTAAAGGCGTCAAATGCAACATTCCTGCTTCAAAGTTTTTTAAACCA is part of the Nomascus leucogenys isolate Asia chromosome 17, Asia_NLE_v1, whole genome shotgun sequence genome and encodes:
- the LOC115830879 gene encoding uncharacterized protein LOC115830879 — its product is MRSRPGLRLCFSTSTCVWVCRLVICRVSVADLSRAPVHSSFQTGLPVGGTALLEPSVSTMVCLVLLNHPKELNMAKQMVKASRLFYFGSARSPLTCDLSLCCPSRWSQAIQPCPLPLCPDASGARLFRLALTSGRQPTLRDVANTTPPVLLVGRAEAAWEARGDRKRALSSSEKRICHQIEFRPLSLFRRTVRIQIKVVTQPEMSGKAFCRENVPLPTICSQVCATRQPSRNIVWILKMCLFLFLNHFIMYFLIYFVMSRFEVLLLSLLSFHCFYR